One part of the Lotus japonicus ecotype B-129 chromosome 2, LjGifu_v1.2 genome encodes these proteins:
- the LOC130735421 gene encoding DUF21 domain-containing protein At2g14520-like, translated as MMFILYLEEEVTCCGLHFWILLIICWGFVLFAAITSGLALGLLSFSQVDLEVLVKAGQPHVQKHAAKIMSIVKNEHLVLCSLLLAKSMALEGVSVCMEKMLPEWMAILIAAAFVGIFAEIIPQALCSRYGLSVGATMSPFVRVLLLLFFPIAYPFSKLLDWVFGKGHTALLGREELKTLVNLHANEAGKGGQLSLHETTIIAGALDLTQKTAKDAMTPISETFSLDINSKLDMHTLGLIMSKGHSRIPIYSGKQTNIIGLILVKNLIFCRPGDETPIKYMTIRRVPRVGQNWPLYDILNQFKKGQSHMAAVVKCEENIRTVATDTEGKTHRLCSSFVLDDCISISTDASNWHSHETEYYSATLKNAMHQEGDSEQLHRRSKQDTSTSFENMESLPTDEEVIGIITLEDIMEELLQEDILDETDQYVNVHQNITIKLQRPIRLSSGSSKRTSTSRRQRRSSDASRVRFLTPTYISPILPGSL; from the exons ATGATGTTCATTTTATACCTAGAGGAAGAGGTAACTTGTTGTGGATTACATTTTTGGATTTTACTAATCATCTGTTGGGGTTTTGTGTTATTTGCTGCTATCACGTCTGGCCTTGCTCTAGGACTGTTATCCTTCAGTCAAGTTGATCTTGAGGTTCTTGTTAAAGCTGGGCAACCTCATGTTCAGAAACATGCAG CGAAGATTATGTCCATTGTTAAGAATGAGCATTTAGTTTTATGCAGCCTCCTCTTAGCTAAATCAATGGCACTAGAG GGGGTTTCTGTTTGTATGGAGAAAATGCTCCCAGAGTGGATGGCTATTTTGATAGCGGCTGCATTTGTGGGTATCTTTGCAGAG ATTATCCCTCAAGCTTTGTGTTCTCGATATGGTTTAAGCGTTGGCGCCACGATGTCTCCCTTTGTTCGAGTTCTTCTGCTGCTTTTCTTCCCCATTGCATATCCATTTAGTAAG TTGTTGGATTGGGTTTTTGGCAAGGGGCACACTGCACTTTTAGGAAGAGAAGAGTTGAAGACTTTAGTCAATTTACATGCCAATGAG GCAGGTAAAGGTGGACAGTTGTCACTCCATGAAACTACAATAATTGCAGGAGCTTTAGACTTAACACAGAAGACTGCTAAAGATGCTATGACACCTATAAGTGAAACATTTTCCCTTGACATAAACTCCAAACTTGACAT GCATACATTGGGTTTGATAATGAGCAAAGGCCACAGCCGTATACCAATCTACTCTGGAAAACAAACAAATATTATTGGTCTTATCTTG GTCAAGAATTTGATCTTCTGCCGTCCTGGAGACGAAACACCAATTAAATATATGACTATAAGGAGGGTTCCAAG AGTAGGTCAAAACTGGCCACTATATGATATCCTGAATCAATTCAAGAAGGGACAAAGCCACATGGCTGCTGTTGTCAAGTGTGAAGAGAACATCAGAACTGTTGCAACTGACACAGAAGGCAAAACTCACA GGCTTTGCTCTTCATTTGTACTGGATGATTGTATTAGCATCTCAACAGATGCATCAAATTGGCATTCTCACGAAACAGAATATTACAGTGCAACACTGAAGAATGCCATGCATCAAGAGGGTGATTCAGAACAACTGCATAGAAGATCAAAACAAGATACAAGTACATCATTTGAGAATATGGAGTCTCTTCCAACAGATGAGGAAGTGATTGGGATAATAACATTGGAAGATATCATGGAAGAGCTACTTCAG GAAGATATACTGGATGAAACTGATCAATATGTTAATGTTCATCAAAA TATCACAATCAAACTGCAACGTCCCATAAGATTGTCATCAGGGTCCTCCAAAAGGACTTCAACTTCTCGTCGACAACGGAGAAGTTCAGACGCATCTCGAGTTCGCTTTCTAACTCCTACATACATTTCACCCATTTTACCCGGTTCTCTCTAA